Proteins encoded in a region of the Zea mays cultivar B73 chromosome 4, Zm-B73-REFERENCE-NAM-5.0, whole genome shotgun sequence genome:
- the LOC100502537 gene encoding Thiosulfate sulfurtransferase 18, with translation MASAVTSSDKEQAVPTIDADEAHALLSSGHGYVDVRMRGDFHKAHAPGARNVPYYLSVTPQGKEKNPHFVEEVAAFCGKDDVFIVGCNTGNRSRFATADLLNAGFKNVRNLQGGYRSFQQRAQQQ, from the exons ATGGCGTCTGCAGTGACCAGCAG CGACAAGGAGCAGGCCGTCCCTACCATCGACGCTGACGAAGCGCACGCGCTGCTGAGCTCCGGCCATGGCTACGTGGATGTCAG GATGCGGGGGGACTTCCACAAGGCGCATGCGCCCGGTGCTCGGAACGTTCCCTACTACCTGTCCGTCACGCCGCAAG GGAAGGAGAAGAACCCACACTTTGTAGAGGAAGTGGCTGCCTTCTGTGGGAAGGATGATGTCTTCATTGTG GGTTGCAACACGGGGAACAGATCCAGGTTCGCGACGGCAGACCTTCTGAACGCG GGGTTCAAGAACGTGAGGAACCTGCAAGGTGGTTACCGCTCCTTTCAGCAGCGAGCTCAACAGCAGTAG
- the LOC100194153 gene encoding 60S ribosomal protein L37a-like, producing MTKRTKKAGIVGKYGTRYGASLRKQIKKMEVSQHSKYFCEFCGKFAVKRKAVGIWGCKDCGKVKAGGAYTMNTASAVTVRSTIRRLREQTEA from the exons ATG ACGAAGCGCACTAAGAAGGCAGGAATTGTTGGCAAATATG GAACCAGGTATGGTGCTAGCTTGCGTAAGCAAATCAAGAAGATGGAGGTATCTCAGCATTCCAAGTACTTTTGCGAGTTCTGTGGGAAG TTTGCTGTGAAGAGGAAAGCAGTTGGAATTTGGGGGTGCAAGGACTGTGGGAAGGTGAAGGCTGGTGGTGCTTACACCATGAA CACTGCTAGTGCGGTCACCGTCAGGAGCACGATCCGCCGCCTGAGGGAGCAGACTGAAGCATGA
- the LOC100194153 gene encoding 60S ribosomal protein L37a-like isoform X1 gives MLEYDISRFVNLGHEVNIANYNVTGTRYGASLRKQIKKMEVSQHSKYFCEFCGKFAVKRKAVGIWGCKDCGKVKAGGAYTMNTASAVTVRSTIRRLREQTEA, from the exons ATGTTAGAGTATGATATTTCCCGATTTGTCAATCTGGGACATGAAGTTAACATCGCAAATTATAATGTTACAGGAACCAGGTATGGTGCTAGCTTGCGTAAGCAAATCAAGAAGATGGAGGTATCTCAGCATTCCAAGTACTTTTGCGAGTTCTGTGGGAAG TTTGCTGTGAAGAGGAAAGCAGTTGGAATTTGGGGGTGCAAGGACTGTGGGAAGGTGAAGGCTGGTGGTGCTTACACCATGAA CACTGCTAGTGCGGTCACCGTCAGGAGCACGATCCGCCGCCTGAGGGAGCAGACTGAAGCATGA